GAAGCCAGTAACATCAGCATTTCTCAGCCTGAGCCAGAGGTTCCTCCTGATCCTGCAGGGGATTTGGAGTTCAGGGAACCTCCTGAGGGGCAGCAGGGGAGGGGGGTTGCAGATGGACAAGCTTCTGGCACCAACACCCCAGACACTCTTGGCCTCCAGACTGAGCAGACTTTTCTCAGCCCTTTGTCAATGGCAGTGGGCTCACCAGAGGAAGTCTCCAACACCTCgtcctcctctgtcccctcTCTTGCTCAAGCTCCCGAGCCTACATCTGCAGCCCCTCTTCTCCCTTCTCCACATCCCTTTATAGAACAATTTCCAGCTGAGCACATCCAGAGAATCCAAGCAGCAGGCTTTTCTGCTCGGGAGGCAGCAGAGGCACTGGAACAAGCCCATGGGGTTGTTGAGCTAGCTCTGCTGGCATTACTAGCCCGCAGTATCACTGTGCCCACCTAGACTCATAACCACTCATGCGAGTCCCCGGCCTCCCAACTCAGCATCTGTCTTATTTATACCTTGTTACTGATCCAGATGTCTCAGTCCCTTTTTAACAGGGAGCACGTATAAACACAGGGAAATGCTGTCTCTTGGTTTGTCGTACAGAGTATCCAAGAACAAACAGGACAACTGGTAATACTTTTCTGGATATAACAGATATGTgaggtgtgtttgcatgcagatGTTTTGGGTGCCCACCCATTTCATTGGTTTTTAGAGATTTGGTATGATAGATtgattttcttcttgttttgttgtccAACATTGGCATATTATTAAATGCCCAATGAACGACTGGTTCTTGAACCGTTAAACATTGTTATACTTTCTCCTTTGATATGTCATGAAATTATTGTTATGTAAGAGTTTAATTTGTGAAGCGTCTAAAATAATCTCAGAATGGAGCAGCATTACTACTCCACATGCCAGAATAATTCTGTCTGGTGAGCTTTAGTTAATTCAGCACAAATGTGGATATTGGAAGCAATttgctcataaaaaaaaaaaagaagaagtatcATGTTCAATTTACAAATCAGAACCCAGTGAAGGAGAAGCTACATTGTGGGAACTGCTGGAGTTTAGAAGGATTGATCGTTTCTGATCGAGTTTACAAATCACTTTTACAAATAAGTTGAAGCCCCTAAATTCACAGCCATTATTACACTGAAATATCAAGTGAGCCacaagtgtgtttgttgaagTATGATCATAGATGGCATTTTTGGAATTCAGTATGTTTTTACAGAAGGTAtcttgtactgtatgtatcaTTCTCCACCATTTGAACGCTTTGCCATGTGTAGATTACAAAACTGTTTGTAGCTCCTGTTCAGAAAGCCCATTTTGTGTCAAATcatcttagtgtgtgtgtgtgtgtgtgttcatacctTAAAAGAAAcatccattttcattttgtaatcTGTTAGAATATGGCCATTCGCAGCTGTCAAATGTTTTGTCAGTGCATCATATATCAAGGATTTTAATGGCTTTATTTGAGTCATATACCAACAACGTTCAGGCAGATTGaattatttacttttatcttgtatgaaattttaaattgaaaataaaatggaactAGTATTTGTACACCATGTGATCATAAGTCATTCTTCAAACAAAGACACCAAACATTTGAAGCTTGGtttgtgtgagtcagtgtggggtgaaaaaaaaaaaaaaaaaatcacacctgATTCTAGTTTTTGTGATTGCTGCTTAAGGCTCAGACTGCTCTAAACTGAGACTATTTAATCTGAGTGATAGTGTTGTAGAGGTAGGGTGTTGCTGTGgataaacattttcacagctgCACTTTGGGCagagttttaaaataaaaagtctggTTTCAGTTTCAGGCTAAAGCATTATGGCTCAGTATGATTGCAGAGAAGAGAACAGCTACTCTTTGAGCGGTGATGCCATCCCTCATCTACACTCCTACTTTGGAAATGGTCATCTAGTAAATAATTTGATGTCACAAATGCCAACCATGACGACAAGTGAGTTTCCTACTCTGGAGAGCAACAGTGCACAGGATAGCGGGGGCCTTGATGAGAGCAGTCACTCCATCAACCAGCCTGAGGATGGCAGGTAAGAACCACTTTGTACACTGAAAACTTCAGTAATCTATTTATATATTGTGAGATTATGGCAGCAAAATATATTTGTTCTCTTTTAGGTCTCCCATAGACATATCTTCTGCCATCAGGTCGGTGGCATTAAAGAGCACATGGGATTTGAGAAGCATGCATTCAATTCCCAAGTTGTTCTCAGTCCCTAGACTTGAAGAAGACAACTCACCTTCGTCCTctttaaatgatcaaaataaaagttctgATGGGTAAGAGAGACTTATACTATATAACCTTTATAATCTGTATGCAGTTAACTAAATGTGGTTTGCTTATTCGACCCAGGGAGGTGGATTCAGTTGAGGAGGAAGTGCCGAGTGTGTCATTCCAGTCAAAGTACATCCACATTTGTAAGTTTGCCCTCCTCCTCAAGGCCTCTTGCCAGTCATTCTATGATTTATAGTAATGTAAAGTATCTATCATTCTCACTTTGTTCTGCAGTTCCACTGTATCAGGACTACTGTCTTCAGGCAGTGAAAGATGATCTGCAAAGACTCAGCAGGAGTTTTGTGTCTGAACTGATAACACCCCAGTATCTGCGGGGCCTGCAGTCCCGTCTTATCTCTCATTGCCATTCTGAGACCACATCCCATCAGTTACACCCTCCAGAAGAGACTCCAtctccatcttcatcttcatctccaCCTCACCCTATTAGGGTGATTCCATGTACCCTTTGGCAAGATATAGATGAGGTGAAAGCGTCTGGCCTGCTCAACAGCTTGACCACCAGAGAGATTCGCCTTCAGGAGGTGGGAAAAGCTCGGTTTCATTCATGACATGAATCTTAATTAATTTACTAACAATATTCATTGGTCTGAAAAATGGAGGCACAACTTTGCAGTTTACAGTAGTGTGATTAAACCTGTAGCCTAAAGTTTGGCCACAGGGTGGAACCAGAGAAACGAACATTTTACCTAAATCAGTGAAGTTCATGCTCTCAAACTCTAAGACAGTTTCAGGCTCTGTCTTACCTGGCCCAACCTACCTTTGTGAGCCTTATATTGATATGTATGTTGTTATTAAGGTGACTCTATGTACTCTTTGAATTTGGCTATGTATCACCAACCTTATCATTTAACtcttgcaattttttttttttaactccctCTCACTTTGTTCATTTGAAGGCAATGTTTGAGCTGATCGGTTCCGAGGCGTCTTACTTGAGGAGCCTCGGAGTTGCTGTCAATCATTTCCATGCATCAAAGGCACTGAAGCAGACCCTGTCTCAAATGGAgcatcacattttgttttccaacATTCGCCATGTCATGGCAGCCAGTGAAAAGTGAGAGTTCCACATACAGTACTTCTTCTATCTTTGAACTACTTGTGTTGAAGTTAATGCTGAGCTGCTGTCCTGCCGCTTCTAGGTTTCTCATGGATCTGGAAATGCGACTGGGAGAGAGTTTGTTAATATCTCAGGTTGGAGACATCGTGCTCTGGCACTGCCCAGAGTTTCACACTCTTTATGTGCCATATGTGACTAACATGATGTACCAGGAGGCTCTTGTCAACCAGCTGCTGTAAGTGTCTGTTCTGTACTTGATCCCACTAGTGGTACTCAACACCTCTGACTTCTCATAAGCCATATTCAGTTGAATATCTTCTTTTTCAAGGCAGCAGAACAAAGACTTTGTGTATTCACTCAAGAAGCTTGAGAGTGACCCAGTGTGTCAAAGACAAAGCCTCAAGTCGTTCCTTGTCCTCCCCTTCCAGAGAATTACTCGTGTTAAACTTCTGCTGGAGGTAGGCACCTgatcaaagatttaaaaaaaaaaaaaagaaattcagctGGTACACAATGTGTCATAAGTCAAAGattgcttttatgttttttctttttaatttcagaaCATCTTGAAACTGACTGACCCAGACTCTGTGTCAATTTCAAACCTTGAAAAAGCAATAGAAGCCATTCATGAGGtaatgctgttttctttgtgtgtgttaagatCAGTACATTCATCTAAGGgagaagagaacagaggaatGAGTAATGTGGctttgtttttgggtttgtttttttttgtttttttttttttaaagctgtgcaAACATGATTGGCCTCTTAAATGGCTTATCtctaaaaattaaaattgatACTGATATTTTGCTCCAGTAAGATATattgtacatttactcaagtactttTCTTAAGTACAGTATTGAGGTACTTGAACttcacttgagtatttccattttcttccaaTTTCACAATCCTGCTCTATTACAGTTCATTTATTTGATCATTTCAGTTGCTGGTTAGTTTGCAGGTTCTGATTAATAATTTGAAATAGAACCGAATTATTTTATTAGAAGTTAAGATAACAGACTGTAAAGCAGACAAAGATCCCTGGGGGGAACACATTAATGTATCAATAATTTAAGTATGTTTTGATGCTAATACTTTTGTacttaaataaaattttgaatgCACAGCTCTCACTGGTAACagtatttctacactgtggtATTACTCTCACCAGATCGTGGTGGAGTGTGACAAAGGGGTTcggaaaatgaaacaaattgaGGAGCTGGTGTGCCTGGAAATGCTGCTGGATTTTGGCAAAGTTAAGGTgacaaatttttcttttttttattttccacagtaTGATTTATAATACGGAGACTTTAAAATAGACTTGAT
This region of Toxotes jaculatrix isolate fToxJac2 chromosome 3, fToxJac2.pri, whole genome shotgun sequence genomic DNA includes:
- the si:ch73-15b2.5 gene encoding rho guanine nucleotide exchange factor 19, which translates into the protein MAQYDCREENSYSLSGDAIPHLHSYFGNGHLVNNLMSQMPTMTTSEFPTLESNSAQDSGGLDESSHSINQPEDGRSPIDISSAIRSVALKSTWDLRSMHSIPKLFSVPRLEEDNSPSSSLNDQNKSSDGEVDSVEEEVPSVSFQSKYIHIFPLYQDYCLQAVKDDLQRLSRSFVSELITPQYLRGLQSRLISHCHSETTSHQLHPPEETPSPSSSSSPPHPIRVIPCTLWQDIDEVKASGLLNSLTTREIRLQEAMFELIGSEASYLRSLGVAVNHFHASKALKQTLSQMEHHILFSNIRHVMAASEKFLMDLEMRLGESLLISQVGDIVLWHCPEFHTLYVPYVTNMMYQEALVNQLLQQNKDFVYSLKKLESDPVCQRQSLKSFLVLPFQRITRVKLLLENILKLTDPDSVSISNLEKAIEAIHEIVVECDKGVRKMKQIEELVCLEMLLDFGKVKSVPLVVSGRYLVHQGPMRQLTVEGTYNSRTSFISVYLHLFNDLLMISLKKDQQFIVMDHTEFPTYVRTEHLKTEVLGLPPDSFLLHLSQSQTGHPTAMILVTYTRSDKETWMKVLSSKR